The Colletes latitarsis isolate SP2378_abdomen chromosome 1, iyColLati1, whole genome shotgun sequence genome has a segment encoding these proteins:
- the LOC143351878 gene encoding uncharacterized protein LOC143351878 yields the protein MEFFKSFLRVIGLLQPAKVDFISELPLEVSQLILRKLDPVSLLCVAQVSRNWLNVCSSDKSLRQSARRHKRRTKRQMMNAFLDQGVPELPKMDVRKKLQKKKRIPRDAPRRFEAAIVFGRTDHRRNFIRRDQISSPLALRNARYMRM from the coding sequence ATGGAGTTCTTCAAGTCCTTTCTTCGCGTTATTGGATTGCTGCAACCCGCCAAGGTGGATTTCATCTCAGAACTGCCTTTGGAGGTGTCGCAGTTGATTCTACGCAAGTTGGATCCTGTATCTTTGTTGTGTGTTGCGCAAGTGTCACGAAACTGGTTGAACGTTTGCAGCTCTGACAAGAGTTTGAGGCAGTCAGCCAGACGCCATAAGCGACGCACTAAGAGACAAATGATGAACGCCTTTTTAGATCAAGGAGTCCCGGAGCTGCCAAAAATGGACGTACGAAAGAAGCTGCAGAAAAAGAAGAGGATTCCCAGGGATGCACCACGTAGGTTTGAGGCCGCCATTGTGTTTGGAAGAACTGACCACCGACGGAATTTTATTAGACGGGATCAGATATCTAGTCCTTTAGCTCTAAGGAATGCTAGGTATATGAGGATGTAA